One Pleurocapsa minor HA4230-MV1 DNA segment encodes these proteins:
- a CDS encoding MBL fold metallo-hydrolase has product MKISQGKAKSSSLPLSCFTYAAGHEDEGVCLMMHLGKHRILLDCGLTDLSPLLDQNQPPADLIFCSHAHEDHCRGLLELHRAFPQIPIYTSEVTAKLLPCNWVGQLQGEDLSWCQVLPWRSTLKITDDLQIEVVPAGHLPGAAAIIITYTTAKRSYRVMYSGDFSVSNFQLVEGMSIEHLRGLAPDVLILEGSYGTMRHPHRRLQEKQLMERINRALEAGKDVLLPVPPIGLGQEILKLLRSHHQFTGRDLDIWVDDSVALTCDIYLELLSQFPVSVQNFAKHQALFWDERICPRMRRLNHPSRFATSQNRRVFLVDYHSNLWSYMSDKVADWLVLLPEHPLNYIHPQSPQLELLHNLSSIEIETYLLAEHSDGRNTTQLIHNLRPQHVILVHGSLNYLLELASLEELRNRYQIHSPASGTLLELPIGDRFVQPQTPEPIYYEGELNETNSAIAIVLPEHISNDSRWKQVADTGIIQARWQGNELVIKGVSQRELLNSNSQGRISADLDCCDRCFHYHNQHCWNQFSPLYGFKVIPEGYCPVFEAKEIDEVG; this is encoded by the coding sequence ATGAAAATAAGTCAGGGAAAAGCTAAATCTAGTTCCCTGCCTTTATCCTGCTTTACTTACGCAGCAGGTCATGAGGATGAGGGTGTTTGTTTAATGATGCATTTGGGCAAACATCGTATTCTGCTAGATTGTGGTCTAACAGACTTATCCCCATTATTAGATCAAAATCAACCTCCAGCAGATCTAATTTTTTGTTCCCATGCCCACGAGGATCACTGTCGTGGTTTGTTAGAGCTACATCGAGCTTTCCCTCAAATACCGATCTACACTAGTGAGGTGACAGCTAAACTCCTACCCTGTAATTGGGTTGGTCAACTCCAGGGAGAAGATTTATCCTGGTGCCAGGTGTTACCCTGGCGTTCAACTTTAAAGATTACGGACGATCTGCAAATTGAGGTAGTGCCTGCGGGACACTTGCCTGGTGCAGCAGCGATTATTATCACCTACACTACCGCCAAACGTAGCTATCGGGTGATGTATAGTGGAGATTTTTCGGTTTCTAACTTTCAGTTGGTGGAAGGAATGTCCATCGAGCATTTGCGTGGTTTAGCCCCAGATGTGCTGATTTTAGAAGGAAGCTACGGTACGATGCGTCATCCTCATCGTCGTCTTCAAGAAAAACAGCTAATGGAGCGAATTAATCGTGCTTTAGAGGCAGGAAAAGATGTATTGCTACCTGTCCCACCAATTGGTTTAGGACAAGAAATCCTCAAACTATTGCGTTCTCATCATCAATTTACAGGACGAGATTTAGATATTTGGGTGGATGATTCAGTTGCTTTGACCTGTGATATCTATCTAGAATTACTGTCTCAGTTTCCTGTATCCGTGCAAAATTTTGCCAAACATCAAGCCTTATTTTGGGATGAAAGAATTTGTCCACGTATGCGCCGTCTTAATCATCCTAGTCGCTTTGCTACTAGTCAAAATCGCCGAGTTTTCCTAGTAGATTATCACAGTAACTTATGGAGTTACATGTCCGATAAGGTAGCTGACTGGCTAGTTTTGTTGCCAGAACATCCTTTAAACTATATTCATCCACAATCCCCTCAATTAGAATTACTGCACAATTTATCTTCAATTGAGATTGAAACTTACTTGCTAGCAGAGCATAGTGATGGACGAAATACTACACAATTAATTCACAACCTACGACCACAGCACGTTATTTTAGTTCATGGTTCTTTAAACTATCTGCTAGAACTTGCTAGTTTAGAAGAGCTGCGTAATCGATATCAAATACATTCTCCTGCCTCTGGGACATTGCTAGAGTTACCTATCGGCGATCGCTTTGTGCAACCCCAGACTCCCGAACCAATTTACTATGAGGGAGAACTTAACGAAACTAACTCGGCGATCGCCATTGTCTTGCCCGAACATATTAGCAATGACTCTAGATGGAAGCAGGTGGCAGACACAGGTATCATTCAGGCTCGCTGGCAGGGTAATGAGCTAGTGATTAAAGGAGTATCTCAAAGAGAACTATTAAACTCCAATAGTCAGGGGAGAATCTCAGCAGATTTAGACTGCTGCGATCGCTGTTTTCACTATCATAACCAACATTGTTGGAATCAATTTTCTCCCCTCTATGGCTTTAAAGTCATTCCCGAAGGTTACTGCCCTGTGTTTGAAGCCAAGGAAATAGATGAAGTTGGCTGA
- a CDS encoding Mo-dependent nitrogenase C-terminal domain-containing protein codes for MNLVQHTFESLHPSLWLARIQAISPITLTKQSKIDLLSPVRKWLDDLAIKDRAFAHRICRIIPSQCPFEREIKLLGRTLVKIPPMCKLNPVYDEVIALRFRAICYLADTCGEDVSIYC; via the coding sequence ATGAATTTAGTACAGCATACATTTGAAAGCTTGCATCCTAGCTTGTGGCTAGCTCGTATACAAGCTATATCTCCCATTACCTTAACCAAGCAAAGTAAAATCGATCTGCTATCTCCTGTGCGTAAATGGTTAGACGATCTGGCAATTAAAGATCGTGCTTTTGCCCATCGCATCTGTAGAATAATCCCTAGCCAATGTCCGTTTGAGCGAGAAATAAAGTTATTGGGACGTACTTTGGTCAAAATTCCCCCCATGTGTAAGCTTAATCCTGTTTACGATGAGGTAATTGCCTTGCGTTTCCGAGCAATTTGCTATCTAGCCGATACTTGTGGTGAGGATGTTAGCATCTACTGTTGA
- a CDS encoding AbrB family transcriptional regulator — translation MAKTTQPQPLVGSTLIDRVKELGTLSKEEKAKKCGYYTVTKNGVERVNMMKFLNALIDAEGIELDSTSNGQGRGGRSASYRISVQSNGNLLIGSAYTKKMGLEQGDEFEITLGRKHIHLRQIGVDDED, via the coding sequence ATGGCAAAAACAACCCAACCACAACCTTTAGTCGGTTCAACGTTAATAGATAGAGTAAAAGAGCTTGGCACTCTCTCAAAAGAAGAGAAAGCCAAAAAATGTGGCTATTATACAGTCACCAAAAACGGAGTAGAAAGAGTCAACATGATGAAATTTCTTAATGCATTAATCGATGCAGAAGGAATTGAATTAGATAGCACCTCCAATGGACAAGGTAGAGGCGGACGTTCTGCTAGCTATCGGATTAGCGTCCAGTCTAATGGTAATTTATTAATTGGCTCTGCTTACACCAAAAAAATGGGGTTAGAACAAGGAGATGAGTTTGAAATAACTTTAGGCAGAAAGCATATTCATCTACGGCAGATTGGTGTTGATGATGAAGACTAG
- a CDS encoding RrF2 family transcriptional regulator has product MKLTTRGHYSVKALLDLSLQPGYQPTSVKMIAQRQDLPAPYLEKLLIEMRRAGIVNSVRGAKGGYQLAAKPEQISLGKILEAVGETIEPLPRQFPDCNLAEDWVTFSLWRRLHQKLKEALYGITLADLYYDARSWQAAQGEENNFVV; this is encoded by the coding sequence ATGAAATTAACTACTCGCGGTCATTATAGTGTGAAGGCATTATTGGATTTAAGCTTACAGCCAGGATATCAACCAACATCAGTTAAAATGATTGCCCAAAGACAAGATTTACCCGCACCTTATCTGGAAAAGTTATTGATAGAAATGCGACGAGCTGGCATTGTCAATTCAGTTAGAGGGGCAAAAGGAGGTTATCAGCTAGCAGCTAAACCAGAGCAAATTTCATTGGGCAAAATTTTAGAAGCGGTGGGCGAAACTATTGAACCTTTACCTCGTCAATTTCCCGATTGCAATTTAGCCGAAGATTGGGTTACGTTTAGTCTTTGGCGTAGACTACATCAAAAACTAAAAGAAGCTTTATATGGAATTACTTTAGCCGATCTATATTATGATGCTCGCAGTTGGCAGGCGGCTCAGGGAGAAGAAAATAATTTTGTGGTTTAA
- a CDS encoding GFA family protein yields the protein MTKSQKALTYQGGCHCGSVRFQVLIDRFIAEDCNCSICRKKGFLHLIVPAENFELLQGLDSLTCYSFHTKVARHTFCSICGIHAFYRPRSHPDSIDVNLRCLDRDITDKFTIRSFDGQNWSDNIAQIRD from the coding sequence TTGACTAAATCTCAAAAAGCTTTAACTTATCAAGGTGGCTGCCATTGCGGTTCAGTCCGCTTTCAAGTATTAATAGATAGATTTATAGCAGAAGATTGCAACTGTTCTATTTGTCGTAAAAAAGGGTTTTTGCATCTGATTGTTCCTGCCGAAAATTTTGAGCTATTGCAGGGATTAGATAGTCTGACCTGTTATAGTTTTCATACCAAGGTTGCTCGACACACTTTTTGTTCGATCTGTGGCATACATGCTTTTTATCGCCCTCGGTCTCATCCCGATTCAATTGATGTTAATCTGCGCTGTTTAGATCGAGATATTACGGACAAATTTACTATTCGCTCATTTGATGGCCAAAATTGGTCAGATAACATTGCTCAAATTCGCGATTAA
- the cbiB gene encoding adenosylcobinamide-phosphate synthase CbiB, whose product MAKIGQITLLKFAINSALGLSSSPSIILLLAAWLDYLIGDPWGWLHPVQVMGWIIQNYTDLTVKVCPPGWQRRLAGVGLGLGLIIGSGLMSWLMIWLSKTVHPILGLTVQIVLLASCLAGKSLRLAVQDVLVPINAHNLIEARSRLSLYVGRDTKNLSQPEILRALLETVAENAVDGVTAPLFYAIAGSFTPLGAVPVALAYKAASTLDSMVGYLREPYTDIGWFSAQLEDRLTWLPCRLTVLTLCLGSLRPLEIWGICRRDGIKDPSPNSGWSEAAYAGVLKVQLGGENTYQGVVREKPLLGNPTEQISQAKINDALTLTRYIFLSWLAIAIAINYLGQIF is encoded by the coding sequence ATGGCCAAAATTGGTCAGATAACATTGCTCAAATTCGCGATTAATTCAGCTTTAGGTCTTAGTTCATCTCCAAGCATAATTCTCTTATTGGCAGCTTGGTTAGACTATCTTATTGGCGATCCTTGGGGGTGGCTACACCCAGTGCAGGTGATGGGATGGATAATTCAAAACTACACTGATTTAACAGTCAAAGTTTGTCCTCCTGGTTGGCAACGTCGTTTAGCGGGAGTAGGGTTAGGTCTCGGCTTAATTATTGGTAGCGGATTAATGAGCTGGTTGATGATCTGGCTTAGTAAAACTGTTCATCCTATTCTGGGATTAACTGTCCAAATAGTCCTTCTAGCTAGCTGTTTGGCGGGTAAAAGTCTGCGCCTTGCCGTACAGGATGTTTTAGTTCCAATTAATGCTCATAACTTAATCGAAGCGCGATCGCGTCTTAGTTTATACGTCGGACGAGACACCAAGAATTTATCACAGCCAGAAATTCTGCGAGCCTTATTAGAGACTGTGGCGGAAAATGCGGTCGATGGTGTGACTGCGCCACTATTTTATGCGATCGCTGGTTCTTTTACTCCTCTTGGTGCTGTTCCTGTCGCCTTAGCTTATAAAGCTGCTAGTACATTAGATTCAATGGTCGGCTATCTTCGTGAACCCTATACAGATATAGGTTGGTTTAGCGCTCAATTAGAAGATCGTTTAACCTGGCTCCCTTGTCGTCTAACGGTGCTGACTTTGTGTCTTGGTTCGCTTAGACCTTTAGAGATTTGGGGAATCTGCCGTCGTGATGGCATTAAAGATCCTAGTCCTAATTCAGGCTGGAGCGAAGCTGCTTATGCAGGAGTATTAAAAGTCCAACTAGGAGGAGAAAACACTTATCAAGGGGTGGTGCGAGAAAAACCTTTGCTAGGCAATCCTACAGAACAAATCTCTCAAGCAAAAATTAATGATGCTTTAACCTTAACTCGCTATATTTTTTTAAGTTGGCTGGCGATCGCGATCGCTATTAATTATCTAGGTCAGATTTTTTAA
- a CDS encoding cation:proton antiporter: MEESFQITIQIVIAVLAGISAQVVAEYFKVPSIVFLLLFGILLGSSSLDILHPHDLGVGLEVLVALSVAIILFEGGLNLELRELGKVSGSLRNLVTIGTLITLIGGGMAAHWLAEFPWSIAFLYASLVVVTGPTVISPLLKQVRVDRQVATLLEGEGVLIDPVGAILAVVVLNTILNTNAAPMDIMSGLLLRLGIGAIVGGLGGWLLGLLLKQANSISDELKNLVVLAGVWGLFGLSQSLRSESGLMATVVAGIVVKASALPEERLLKRFKGQLTVLCVSVLFILLAADLSIASVFALGWGSVLAVAVLMLVVRPISIAVCTWNSDLNWRQKAFLAWIAPKGIVSASVASLFAILLTEKGINGGDAIKALVFLTILMTVFFQGLTARWVANWLNITSSDAKGAVIIGCDGLGRFMGRLFQQLGESVVMIDTDPDACKKAEADNLPVFQSSALDTEVLAEAGIESMGTFLALTNNGEVNLVLAQRAAEEFKPPRVLAAFPQNNSTEGNSASKVSQALISQLPIKIWNSYIDDGQIKLGRTIIQELDFSFKSAHLQALIRAGEMLPLIVKRGDSFQVAVADEEWQADDEIYYLLHDPRPKLLKRLSGGNQSSRLLLERLPEVEEISLATSIPQISSEKVEEAI; the protein is encoded by the coding sequence ATGGAAGAATCTTTTCAAATTACCATCCAAATAGTTATTGCGGTTCTAGCAGGTATCAGCGCCCAAGTTGTAGCCGAATATTTTAAAGTCCCCAGTATTGTTTTTCTGTTATTGTTCGGCATTTTATTGGGTTCAAGTTCGCTAGATATACTCCATCCTCATGACTTAGGGGTTGGATTAGAAGTGCTTGTGGCTCTTTCAGTGGCGATCATCTTGTTTGAAGGAGGCTTAAATTTAGAGTTGCGAGAACTGGGTAAGGTATCAGGTAGTTTGCGTAACCTAGTCACTATCGGCACTCTAATTACTCTGATTGGAGGCGGAATGGCTGCCCACTGGCTGGCAGAGTTTCCCTGGTCGATCGCTTTTCTTTATGCTTCTTTGGTGGTGGTAACTGGCCCGACTGTAATTAGCCCGCTATTAAAACAAGTGAGAGTAGATCGGCAGGTAGCTACCCTATTAGAAGGGGAGGGCGTATTAATCGACCCTGTAGGGGCAATTTTAGCCGTAGTGGTGCTAAATACTATTCTCAATACCAATGCTGCACCAATGGATATCATGAGTGGTCTACTGCTACGTCTCGGTATCGGGGCGATAGTCGGTGGACTTGGAGGCTGGTTGCTAGGATTACTCTTGAAACAGGCAAACAGTATTTCAGATGAACTCAAAAATCTGGTAGTCTTGGCTGGGGTGTGGGGACTATTCGGGCTTTCCCAGAGTTTACGCAGCGAGTCTGGACTAATGGCAACTGTCGTGGCGGGTATTGTCGTTAAAGCTTCGGCTCTCCCTGAAGAAAGGCTGTTGAAAAGATTTAAAGGTCAACTAACGGTACTGTGTGTTTCTGTGCTGTTCATTTTGCTGGCTGCCGATCTCTCCATTGCCAGTGTCTTTGCTCTAGGCTGGGGTAGTGTCCTAGCGGTAGCAGTTTTAATGTTAGTAGTCAGACCCATTAGTATTGCTGTTTGCACCTGGAATAGCGATCTAAATTGGCGACAAAAAGCTTTTTTAGCCTGGATTGCCCCCAAAGGAATTGTCTCGGCTTCGGTAGCTTCTTTATTTGCTATTTTATTGACCGAAAAAGGAATCAACGGTGGAGATGCAATTAAAGCTTTAGTCTTTTTGACTATTTTAATGACGGTTTTCTTTCAAGGGTTGACAGCACGGTGGGTCGCCAACTGGTTAAATATTACCTCCAGTGATGCTAAGGGAGCCGTGATTATTGGCTGTGATGGGTTGGGTCGCTTTATGGGTCGCTTGTTTCAGCAGCTAGGGGAGTCGGTGGTCATGATTGATACCGATCCTGATGCGTGCAAGAAGGCAGAGGCGGATAACTTGCCAGTTTTCCAAAGCAGTGCGCTCGATACTGAGGTCTTAGCTGAGGCAGGGATCGAATCCATGGGAACTTTTTTGGCTTTAACTAATAATGGCGAAGTAAATTTAGTTCTGGCTCAAAGAGCGGCAGAAGAATTTAAACCCCCTAGGGTACTAGCTGCTTTCCCGCAAAATAACTCTACCGAAGGCAACAGCGCCAGCAAAGTTAGTCAAGCGTTAATTTCCCAATTACCAATTAAAATTTGGAATAGCTATATTGATGATGGTCAGATTAAACTGGGTCGAACCATTATTCAAGAATTAGATTTTTCTTTTAAATCGGCTCATCTACAGGCTCTAATTCGTGCTGGTGAAATGCTGCCTCTAATCGTCAAGCGTGGAGATAGCTTTCAAGTGGCGGTAGCAGATGAAGAATGGCAGGCGGACGACGAAATTTATTATTTGCTTCATGACCCCAGACCAAAATTATTGAAACGTCTTTCGGGAGGAAATCAATCTTCTCGCTTACTTTTAGAGCGCTTGCCCGAAGTGGAAGAAATCTCTTTGGCTACATCGATCCCCCAAATATCTTCTGAGAAAGTTGAAGAGGCTATTTAG
- a CDS encoding ABC transporter ATP-binding protein has protein sequence MNQSVILQLNNITKTYPGRASSGINSQSMAVLNDVSLTLNHGELLGLLGPSGCGKTTLLRIVAGFESISQGTVAIAGKVICTNCESLAAEKRQTGMVFQDYALFPHLTVAENIAFGLKRQHKNLGKGLFSRQNQPQIKQRVREILQLVGLEGFEQRYPHQLSGGQQQRISLARALAPEPALILLDEPLSNLDVQVRHRLRAEIRAILKAAGTSAIFVTHDREEALAISDKIAVMRQGKIEQVGTPEEIYLNPATHFVAEFVTQANFLPATKQGQVWVTEIGEITAPSQTNQATTGDLMLRPEDITLVADPNSKIVVRSRQFLGREYYYAVETASGKIIYVRMGLATAIAVGEKVSLSFNSDTPQIFAKG, from the coding sequence ATGAATCAGTCAGTAATTCTCCAGCTTAACAACATTACTAAGACTTATCCTGGTCGAGCAAGCTCTGGCATCAACAGTCAGTCCATGGCAGTTTTAAATGATGTCAGCTTAACTCTTAATCATGGTGAATTATTGGGCTTATTAGGGCCATCTGGATGTGGGAAAACCACCTTGCTGAGAATAGTGGCGGGATTTGAGTCCATATCCCAGGGAACAGTGGCGATCGCGGGCAAGGTAATTTGTACTAACTGCGAATCCTTAGCAGCGGAGAAACGTCAGACAGGCATGGTGTTTCAAGATTACGCCCTGTTTCCTCATTTGACGGTGGCAGAAAATATTGCCTTTGGTTTGAAACGTCAGCACAAAAACTTGGGTAAGGGTTTATTTTCTCGTCAGAATCAGCCCCAGATTAAGCAGAGAGTGAGAGAAATTCTGCAACTGGTCGGATTAGAAGGTTTTGAACAGCGTTACCCTCATCAACTTTCAGGAGGGCAGCAGCAACGTATTTCTTTAGCCAGAGCCTTAGCACCTGAACCAGCGCTGATCTTATTAGATGAACCCCTGAGTAATTTAGATGTCCAGGTACGCCATCGTCTGCGAGCTGAAATTAGGGCTATTCTCAAAGCAGCAGGAACATCAGCTATTTTTGTCACTCACGATCGCGAAGAAGCTTTGGCAATCTCTGATAAAATTGCCGTGATGCGCCAGGGCAAAATCGAGCAGGTAGGAACTCCAGAAGAAATTTATCTCAACCCAGCAACGCACTTTGTAGCCGAGTTTGTTACTCAAGCTAATTTTCTACCTGCTACTAAACAGGGACAAGTTTGGGTTACAGAAATTGGCGAGATAACCGCGCCATCTCAAACTAATCAAGCAACAACTGGAGACTTAATGTTGCGTCCTGAAGATATTACCCTAGTAGCCGATCCCAACTCAAAAATTGTGGTTAGATCGAGACAGTTTTTAGGTCGAGAGTACTATTACGCAGTAGAGACAGCTTCAGGCAAAATAATTTATGTACGGATGGGTTTGGCTACAGCGATCGCTGTGGGGGAAAAAGTGAGCTTATCTTTCAATAGCGATACTCCCCAGATCTTTGCCAAAGGATAA
- a CDS encoding glycosyltransferase family 2 protein, protein MTENYWSKEQADSDLDPINSLLAELSDPEVAEEEFRENFFQGLAGRRQKAAFLLMTVWLTVIILNLVSWGIWLVFGFTSLVGMQILRYLFAKSDPVPNPLADDCLTDAPQVSLLVAAKNEEVVISNLVAMLCNLDYPADKYEVWAIDDRSTDNTPAILDRLAKEYPQLKVVHRGANAGGGKSGALNQVIPQTFGDIIGVFDADAKVSPDLLRRVVPLFDNAQMGAVQVRKAIANSDENFWTKGQAAEMALDSYVQQQRIAVGGIGELRGNGQFVSRQALHSCGGWNEETITDDLDLTIRLHLDNWKIGFLLTPPVLEEGVTNAYSLWHQRNRWAEGGYQRYLDYWRYIFRTPMGFGKRIDLLCWMLLQYLVPAANVPDGIMAIARHRLPILSPVTALLFAWGFVGMFRGLVRVQKASAQPVIPVLFKITAQSLRGLVYMLHWQIVMFSVTARMSIRPKRLKWVKTVHEGSTSLNS, encoded by the coding sequence ATGACAGAGAATTATTGGTCAAAAGAACAAGCCGATTCAGATTTAGATCCTATTAATTCTCTTTTAGCTGAATTATCCGACCCAGAAGTTGCCGAAGAAGAGTTTCGGGAGAACTTTTTTCAGGGTTTAGCGGGGCGTAGACAAAAAGCTGCCTTTTTACTAATGACAGTCTGGCTAACTGTAATTATTCTAAATTTAGTTAGTTGGGGCATCTGGTTGGTTTTCGGCTTCACATCTCTGGTGGGGATGCAAATATTACGCTATTTATTTGCCAAGTCGGATCCTGTACCCAATCCTTTAGCCGATGACTGTTTGACAGATGCGCCTCAAGTCTCCCTTTTAGTAGCTGCCAAGAATGAGGAAGTTGTCATCAGTAACCTAGTCGCAATGCTCTGTAACCTCGATTATCCAGCCGACAAATATGAAGTTTGGGCAATTGACGATCGCAGTACTGATAATACTCCCGCAATTTTAGATCGGCTAGCGAAAGAATATCCGCAACTTAAAGTAGTTCATCGGGGGGCTAATGCTGGAGGTGGTAAGTCAGGGGCGTTAAATCAGGTAATTCCGCAAACTTTTGGCGACATTATTGGCGTATTTGATGCGGATGCCAAGGTTTCACCCGACCTGTTGAGAAGAGTTGTACCATTGTTTGATAATGCTCAAATGGGAGCAGTCCAGGTCAGAAAAGCGATCGCTAACTCTGACGAAAACTTTTGGACGAAAGGACAGGCAGCAGAGATGGCTTTAGATAGCTATGTCCAGCAGCAACGTATTGCCGTAGGTGGAATCGGCGAACTGAGAGGTAATGGTCAATTTGTCAGCCGTCAAGCCCTTCATAGCTGTGGTGGTTGGAACGAAGAAACGATCACCGATGATTTAGACCTGACTATCCGTCTTCATCTCGATAACTGGAAAATTGGTTTTCTGCTCACTCCCCCTGTCTTAGAAGAGGGTGTTACTAACGCCTATTCCCTTTGGCATCAGCGCAATCGTTGGGCAGAAGGTGGCTATCAACGCTACCTCGACTATTGGCGCTATATTTTCCGTACGCCGATGGGATTTGGCAAGAGAATCGATTTACTCTGCTGGATGCTGCTGCAATACCTTGTCCCCGCAGCTAATGTACCTGATGGCATTATGGCGATCGCTCGTCACCGTTTACCAATCCTCAGTCCTGTGACCGCTTTACTATTTGCCTGGGGTTTCGTGGGGATGTTTCGGGGGTTAGTTCGAGTACAAAAAGCTTCTGCTCAACCAGTAATACCTGTTTTATTTAAAATTACGGCTCAATCTTTACGGGGTTTAGTCTACATGCTTCATTGGCAAATAGTCATGTTTAGCGTTACTGCTCGCATGTCCATCCGTCCCAAACGCTTAAAGTGGGTTAAAACTGTACATGAAGGTTCTACCAGCTTAAATAGTTGA
- a CDS encoding glycosyltransferase family 39 protein, which produces MSIHHVSMWRRSSNRLRQSEIWLEFLCLTGLLLAAAALFLVNLSNLPLLDSHEATLAQVAKEIYRSSDLSTWIFPTLWHEPYLGQPPLVHNLVAIAYGISGVGEMTTRFPGALLGALSVLLLYQIGREIFVARLPALFSALVYLTCVPVVRYSRLATLDGPLLCFELLTIWAVLRSRRDLKWSLITGIGFSLMSLTNGLFGIQVLAIALLFLFWDTPRLLSSVYFWGGLLLGAVPSLVWYSAQFFHYRQLNVGGGFLNLLLTEPQQHFAVVESSPGYYLLQSLQYLLPWLMVMFAGIQLIQHNLHWGWAKLLAVWLGGYLVLGFLMLNQNDWLILPLYPALALAAGKQLDRIRNLPSFVLYPRNWIYGFALMAALAALAGLNWGIRNYIDFYLPFICGSFSITFGATAIAIAQQDKQFISLLFWGLFVSIFLLVISPHWIWERGELQPTTPIAELVQPANSFSNSSSPQSQF; this is translated from the coding sequence ATGTCCATTCACCATGTATCGATGTGGAGACGCTCATCTAATCGGCTGCGCCAAAGTGAAATTTGGCTCGAGTTTCTGTGCCTAACTGGGTTATTGCTAGCAGCAGCAGCTTTGTTTTTGGTAAATTTATCAAACTTACCTCTGCTAGATTCTCATGAGGCAACCCTGGCACAAGTGGCAAAAGAGATTTATCGCAGTAGTGATTTAAGCACCTGGATTTTCCCAACTCTATGGCATGAACCATATCTAGGACAGCCTCCTTTGGTACATAATTTAGTGGCGATCGCTTATGGAATTAGTGGCGTAGGGGAGATGACAACTCGGTTTCCTGGAGCTTTATTAGGAGCCTTATCGGTGCTGTTGCTCTATCAGATCGGACGTGAAATCTTTGTTGCTCGTCTTCCTGCCTTGTTTTCGGCTCTAGTCTACCTGACTTGCGTACCTGTAGTGCGTTACAGTCGATTAGCTACCTTAGACGGGCCGTTGCTGTGTTTTGAACTATTGACGATTTGGGCAGTTTTACGCTCGCGCCGTGACCTGAAATGGAGTTTAATCACAGGAATTGGCTTTAGCTTGATGAGCCTGACGAATGGATTATTCGGGATTCAAGTTTTAGCGATCGCTTTGTTATTTTTATTTTGGGACACTCCTCGATTACTTAGTTCGGTTTATTTTTGGGGTGGATTATTACTTGGTGCAGTTCCTAGCCTGGTGTGGTATTCTGCTCAATTCTTCCACTATCGTCAGCTTAATGTTGGTGGCGGCTTCTTAAATTTACTTCTGACTGAACCACAGCAGCATTTTGCCGTAGTTGAATCGTCTCCTGGCTACTATCTGCTTCAAAGTTTACAGTATTTGTTGCCCTGGCTGATGGTTATGTTTGCGGGAATACAGTTAATTCAGCATAATCTTCATTGGGGATGGGCAAAGCTCTTGGCGGTATGGCTGGGAGGTTACTTAGTCCTGGGATTTTTAATGCTTAACCAAAATGATTGGCTCATATTGCCCCTATATCCCGCTTTGGCTTTGGCAGCAGGCAAGCAGCTAGACCGAATTCGCAATTTACCTAGCTTTGTTCTTTACCCACGAAACTGGATATATGGCTTTGCTTTGATGGCAGCTTTGGCAGCCTTAGCAGGACTAAACTGGGGTATCCGCAACTATATTGATTTTTACTTACCGTTTATTTGTGGTTCTTTCAGTATTACTTTTGGCGCTACAGCGATCGCTATTGCTCAGCAAGACAAGCAATTTATCTCTTTGTTATTTTGGGGTCTTTTTGTCTCTATTTTTTTGCTAGTGATTTCTCCTCATTGGATTTGGGAACGTGGAGAATTACAGCCAACCACACCGATTGCGGAACTTGTGCAGCCAGCAAACTCTTTCTCAAACAGTAGTTCGCCCCAGTCTCAATTTTGA